The region CGTCAACGATCAGCGCGACACCCAGCCAGAACCACATCCAGTGCGGCTTGTTATCCAATAGCGCCACGACCGCCAGCGTCGCCCACACCAGGCCGCTCAGCGTGAATGCGTGGACCGCCCACGCAATCGCCTTCTGCACGGTTGTGAACACCTCCGGGCTGGAAGTCTCAACTGTGTTGGGCTCAGAGGTTTCGGGCACTGGGAATCTTTCGTCGACGGGCAGTTTGCGAGCACCAGCGGGGCGCTCCGCAACCTAGAAGCCTATTCGCGATTGCTGCGCGCCACAAACACCTAATGCCCGGGTATCGGGGGCCAGTATAGTGCCTCGCCCCCGATAACCCGGGCAGATATCGCCGATAATTGAAGCGTTTGCGCGCTCGGCTTGCTTCAGCGCTAGGTGCTAGCGGCGGTCCTCAAACCAACCGGTCACAGCGGGAGCGGTGTTTTCGTACACCAGCTTCGCCTCGGTGTACTCTTCCAGGCCGGCTGGGCCCAGCTCACGGCCGATGCCGGACTGGCCGAATCCGCCCCACTCCGCCTGCGGCAGGTACGGGCCAAAGTCGTTGATCCACACGGTGCCGTGGCGCAAGGCCCGGGAGACGCGCTCCGCCACACCGCTATCCGACGTCCACACCGCACCGGCCAGGCCGTAGTCGGTGTCGTTGCCAATCTCGATGGCTTCTTCCTCAGTTCGGAAGGTCTCGATAGTCACGGTCGGGCCGAAGGCCTCGTCGTGGACGCAGTCCATCTCGCGGGTGACCTGGTCGATAACCGTCGGCGGGTAGAAGTAGCCGTCGGCCAGCGAGCCGGAGCCATCGGCGGTCGGGCCAGTGGCAATCTCACCGCCGACGCGGACGCGCGCGCCCTGCTCACGGGCACGGTCGACGTAGGCCGCGACCTTCTCCAGGTGCTGTTTGGAGATCAGCGCGCCGGTCTCCGCCTTCTCGTCCAGCGGGCCGCCGAGCTTGATGTGGCCGGCGCGCTCGACGAGATCGTCGACGAACTTCTCGGCGATGGACTCCTCCACCACCAGGCGAGCGCCCGCCGAGCACACCTGGCCGGAGTGCAGGAACGCGGCGTTCAGGGCGTTGTCCAGCGCGGCCTCGTAGTCGGCATCGGCGAAAATGATGTTCGGGTTCTTGCCACCGAGCTCGAGCGCGACCTTCTTCACCGACTTCGCAGCCTCGCCGGCGATGATGCGGCCAGTAGCCAGGCCACCAGTGAAGGAGACCATGTCGATGCGCGGATCGGACGACAGCGGCGCACCGGCATCAGAGCCCGCACCGGTGACCAGGTTCGCGACACCAGCCGGAACACCCAGGTCATCGATGACGTGCATCAGCAGGATGGCGGTGTGCGGGGTCAGCTCCGCCGGCTTGAGAACGAAGGTGTTACCACCCGCAAGGCAGGGCGCGACCTTCCACGCCACCTGCAGCAGCGGGTAATTCCACGGGGTAATCAGGCCACACACACCGACCGGCTCGCGCACGATGCGCGCAACAACGGTCGGATCGTTGGCATCCACCAGGCGCCCGGCGTCGTTGCCGGCCAGCTTTCCGAAGTACTCGAAGCAGGCGATGATGTCGTCCATGTCGGCCGCGGACTCCGGCAGGCGCTTGCCGGTGTCCATCGACTCGGCCCACGCGAACTCATCTTTACGCTGACGAATCGCAGCAGCGATATCGAGAACCAGCTGACCGCGCTGCGCCGTGGTCCAGGACGCCCAGGAGTCCTCACCGGTCCGTCGGAAAGCGGCATCGGCGGCGGCGATGGCGCGCTCGGTGTCGGAGGCATCGGCCTCAGCGACCTCGGCGACAAACGAGCCGTCGGCCGGGCACTCGATGGTGCGG is a window of Corynebacterium lactis RW2-5 DNA encoding:
- a CDS encoding aldehyde dehydrogenase family protein — encoded protein: MTFKPSTTDKALAPETAKSHEGAATLFIDGAWSAAAAGRTRTIECPADGSFVAEVAEADASDTERAIAAADAAFRRTGEDSWASWTTAQRGQLVLDIAAAIRQRKDEFAWAESMDTGKRLPESAADMDDIIACFEYFGKLAGNDAGRLVDANDPTVVARIVREPVGVCGLITPWNYPLLQVAWKVAPCLAGGNTFVLKPAELTPHTAILLMHVIDDLGVPAGVANLVTGAGSDAGAPLSSDPRIDMVSFTGGLATGRIIAGEAAKSVKKVALELGGKNPNIIFADADYEAALDNALNAAFLHSGQVCSAGARLVVEESIAEKFVDDLVERAGHIKLGGPLDEKAETGALISKQHLEKVAAYVDRAREQGARVRVGGEIATGPTADGSGSLADGYFYPPTVIDQVTREMDCVHDEAFGPTVTIETFRTEEEAIEIGNDTDYGLAGAVWTSDSGVAERVSRALRHGTVWINDFGPYLPQAEWGGFGQSGIGRELGPAGLEEYTEAKLVYENTAPAVTGWFEDRR